Proteins encoded in a region of the Podarcis muralis chromosome 2, rPodMur119.hap1.1, whole genome shotgun sequence genome:
- the LOC114590950 gene encoding uncharacterized protein LOC114590950 produces MFSLRLVSTLFLFFSQDQRVTPYSFEKCEVHEVLGNRTKVLCYNRNLKNVPAHLPGKVDALDLSENKIRSLWRTDFRNLGHLQVLNISQNKIEHIEGGAFIHTSCLEFLNLTANRLTLLSSSMFDGLTNLTVLMLGNNQILKIEPYAFAHLEKLKVIDLSSNRLYTMNAMHAVFKVESLQELHIKDNDLQNFSTKQIISVPKQLRELDASHNPISLIDVTTSVLQSLSSLDLSFSIPNISIVWLIQDPCFLKGLKTLFLGGIAMKPPAISEVLQMINCTWLEAIHLNQLQLTETDGLIEQVCLRHGNVETLNLQHNSFTSVNEGAFENCTHLRSLNMAFNKLKVLPMTLFQSLHSLKLLSLANNKFTMVPNATSNMPSLECLDLSFNKIYRILPDDFAHLNNLKCLYATGNRISHVHSDIFGDLHSLQELNLEINLLTEINEPFPGSLKNLETLILRQNKLDSIKKDVFKNLTSLLVLNLADNQIAAIEPGAFEGLSNLQSLVLGSNKITKDTFQEGLFQGLSSLVDLDLFNNYISYKSSKMLANPPFKLLRSLNKFNINSQRHNGLENFPVNFLQGLESIVQIHAGNLAISFLDPKTFKYTPTLEELDLSDNSLNNVSNMLFWPVPNLRELHLNKNGLNSLSFVSHGNLSKLTLFRGAENQIDVITKEQIRALPALRFLDLRENTFACSCSNEMFLNWSLKDPKTQVLHFYQYICASPSTQKGQKLWTFETSSCIIDYGFILYITNTSAAILLMLICFIYQWRLHMIYSYHLLLAYFIDKREKRKERVMGYAYDAFLSYNTHNEEWVINDLLPVLENQYHWKLCLHHRDFEPGRSILENIVNNIYMSRKTICIISRHYLESEWCSKEIQVASFRLFDENKDVLILIFLEDIPSEYLSPYHRMRKLIRKKTYLKWPKDEKEVALFWQKLDMAMKTGEGKEEEHPILPRFASDEVP; encoded by the coding sequence ATGTTTTCTCTGAGGCTTGTATCAACACTGTTCCTTTTCTTCAGCCAAGACCAAAGGGTGACACCTTACTCATTTGAGAAATGTGAGGTGCATGAAGTCTTGGGGAACAGAACAAAAGTTCTGTGCTACAACAGGAACTTGAAAAATGTCCCAGCCCACCTACCTGGCAAAGTTGATGCTTTGGACTTGTCTGAGAATAAAATCAGAAGTCTGTGGAGGACTGACTTCAGAAACTTGGGTCACCTTCAAGTTCTGAACATTTCTCAGAACAAAATAGAACACATCGAAGGAGGTGCTTTCATACACACAAGCTGCCTGGAGTTCTTGAACCTCACTGCAAACCGGCTGACTCTTCTCTCCAGCTCCATGTTTGATGGGCTTACAAATCTCACGGTCTTGATGCTTGGCAACAATCAAATACTCAAGATTGAACCTTATGCCTTTGCCCATTTGGAGAAATTAAAGGTAATTGATTTATCTTCAAACAGATTGTATACCATGAATGCTATGCATGCTGTGTTTAAAGTGGAATCCTTGCAGGAACTGCACATCAAAGACAATGATCTGCAGAATTTCTCAACCAAACAGATCATTAGTGTACCTAAGCAGCTTCGTGAACTGGATGCATCTCATAACCCAATTTCTCTCATTGATGTCACAACTTCAGTTTTACAAAGCCTTTCTTCACTTGATTTATCCTTCTCTATCCCTAATATCTCCATTGTATGGTTGATACAAGACCCTTGCTTCCTAAAAGGCTTAAAGACATTATTTTTAGGAGGTATAGCTATGAAACCACCAGCTATCTCAGAGGTGCTCCAAATGATCAATTGCACCTGGCTAGAGGCTATCCACCTAAACCAGTTACAGCTGACTGAAACAGATGGACTTATAGAGCAGGTATGTCTAAGGCATGGAAATGTTGAGACTCTTAACTTACAGCACAATTCGTTCACAAGTGTTAATGAAGGAGCCTTTGAAAACTGCACACATCTAAGGTCTCTGAATATGGCATTTAACAAGCTGAAAGTGCTGCCAATGACACTGTTTCAGTCCTTGCATTCTTTGAAACTTCTTTCTTTGGCAAACAACAAGTTCACTATGGTGCCAAATGCTACCTCTAACATGCCATCATTAGAATGCCTGGATCTTAGTTTTAACAAGATCTATAGAATTCTTCCAGATGACTTTGCCCATCTAAATAATTTGAAGTGTCTCTATGCCACTGGAAACCGTATCTCTCATGTCCATTCAGATATCTTCGGTGACCTACACAGCTTGCAAGAACTGAATCTTGAAATAAATCTTTTAACAGAAATCAACGAACCTTTCCCAGGAAGCTTAAAGAATCTGGAAACCCTGATACTAAGGCAAAATAAACTGGATTCGATAAAAAAAGACGTTTTCAAGAATCTTACTTCTCTGCTGGTTCTTAACCTGGCAGACAATCAGATTGCTGCTATAGAACCTGGAGCCTTTGAAGGTTTGAGTAACCTGCAGAGCCTTGTTCTTGGTAGCAACAAGATCACCAAAGACACTTTCCAGGAAGGGCTATTTCAAGGTTTAAGCTCTTTAGTAGACCTAGACCTTTTTAACAATTATATCAGTTACAAGTCCTCCAAAATGCTTGCCAATCCTCCCTTTAAACTGCTAAGGTCCTTAAACAAATTTAATATAAACAGCCAACGTCATAACGGACTTGAAAATTTTCCAGTTAACTTCTTACAAGGACTGGAGTCCATTGTGCAAATCCACGCAGGCAACTTGGCAATATCTTTTTTGGATCCCAAGACTTTTAAATATACCCCTACGCTTGAAGAGCTTGATTTGAGTGATAATTCTCTTAACAATGTCAGCAATATGCTCTTCTGGCCTGTACCAAACCTGAGGGAACTGCACCTCAATAAAAATGGACTAAATTCACTCAGCTTTGTTTCCCATGGCAACCTTTCCAAGTTAACTCTTTTCAGAGGAGCTGAAAACCAAATAGACGTTATCACAAAAGAGCAAATAAGAGCTTTGCCTGCCCTTCGTTTTCTAGATCTCAGGGAAAATACGTTTGCCTGTTCCTGTAGTAATGAAATGTTCCTCAACTGGTCACTAAAGGATCCTAAAACTCAGGTGCTCCATTTCTACCAGTACATCTGTGCTTCCCCTTCAACACAAAAGGGGCAGAAATTGTGGACCTTTGAGACGTCTTCTTGCATAATTGACTATGGGTTTATCCTGTATATCACAAACACATCTGCAGCAATTTTACTGATGCTCATCTGCTTCATTTATCAGTGGAGGTTGCACATGATCTACAGTTACCACTTACTACTTGCATACTTCATTGACAagagggaaaaaaggaaggagcGAGTCATGGGTTATGCTTATGACGCTTTCCTTTCTTACAACACACACAATGAAGAGTGGGTGATAAATGACCTTCTGCCAGTGCTAGAAAACCAGTATCACTGGAAGCTCTGTCTTCATCACCGAGACTTTGAGCCAGGACGGTCCATTCTGGAAAATATTGTAAACAACATCTACATGAGCAGGAAAACCATTTGTATCATAAGTCGCCACTACCTGGAAAGTGAGTGGTGCTCCAAGGAGATCCAGGTGGCCAGCTTTCGCCTTTTTGATGAAAACAAGGATGTCCTGATTCTCATTTTTCTGGAGGACATTCCCAGCGAGTACTTATCACCCTACCATAGAATGAGAAAACTTATTAGGAAGAAGACATATCTCAAATGGCCCAAGGATGAGAAGGAAGTTGCATTGTTTTGGCAAAAGCTCGATATGGCTATGAAGACAGGtgaaggaaaagaagaggaaCACCCCATTTTGCCTAGATTTGCTTCGGATGAAGTGCCATAA